The segment TTTTTACCAGAAATTTTAAATATAGAACAATTTGTAAGGCAAATTTCTGGTGTAGAAAAAGCAGATAGCGTTCAGTTATTATTTCATTTTTATACCATTTATAAAAGTATTGAAACAGCACCAGACTCTTTTGATGTTTTTTCTTCCTGGGCTTTTACCGTTTTACAAGATTTTAATGAAATAGACCAACACTTAATAGACACAAAAGAAATTTTTATTTATTTAAGAGACATACAACGTTTAAAAAAATGGTCTGTCACAGGTACTTTTAAAGAAACAGAATTAATTAAAGATCATTATTTCTTTCTAGAAAAGTTAAATAAATATTACAACGCTTTATATCAATTTTTTATTGAAAAAAATATAGGCTATCAGGGCTTAATGTATAGAGAAGCTAGTAAAAAAGTTGATGCATATTTAGAAAAAAATAAAAACAAAAAGTTCTTTTTTGTTGGGTTTAACGCACTAAATAAAGCAGAGGAATTTTTATTTCAAAAAGTATTAGAAAAAGGGAATTCGGAAATTTATTGGGACATTGATGTTGCTTTTTTTAAATCAAATCATCAGGCAGGAACTTTTATTAGAAAATATAAAGCTGAATGGAAATATTATGAGAAAAATGAGATAAAAACGATTGGAAATTCATTCTCATCGCCAAAAAATATACAAGTAATTGGTGCTTCTAAAAATAATACTCAAGTAAAATATGCTGGAGAAATTTTAGAAAAAATAACAGATTTTAAGAATACAGCATTGGTTTTAGCAGATGAAACTTTGTTGCCAATTACCTTAAATTCTTTACCTCAAAATATTAATGCAATTAATATTACAATGGGGTATCCTTTAAAAGATATTCCAACAACAAGTTTATTATTGTCTGTTTTTCAGTTGTTTATTTCACAAGAAAAATTACAAAAAACAATTGTAAATGAGTTTTACCATAAAGATGTAATTCGTTTTTTTAAACACCAATCTATTTATGGATTGCTTTCTGAGGATAATACATCTATAATTGATGATTTTTCAGCAGAAATAGCAAAAGAAAATAATACGTTTATCAGTAAAAATCAGATTGCTGATTTTTTAATAAATGTAGACCCCCAAATTAAAGATGTTTTATTAACTATTTTTAGTTCTTACAATTCAATTAATGAATTTATAGAGCGGGTTTTAAACCTGATTAACGTTTTAAAAGAAACCGAAAATCAACTTGAAAAAGAATATTTATTTAGATTTTTTACTGCATTTACGCAATTAAAAACCTTGCAGAAAGAATATGCTTATTTTAAAGATTTAAAAACCTTGCACTTGTTTTTTAGACAATTAATTTCTTCTGAAAGTTTGTCTTTTCAAGGAGAACCATTAAGAGGTTTACAATTAATGGGAATGTTAGAAACACGTGTTTTAGATTTTGAAAATATTATTTTAATTTCTGCAAACGAAGGTATTTTGCCAGCAAGTAGCCAACAAAATTCATTTATTCCTTTTGATGTAAAAACAGCTTTTGGTTTGCCTACTTATAGAGAAAAAGACGCTATTTTTTCATATCACTTTTTTAGGTTAATTCAGAGAGCAAAAAACGTTTTTATTCTTTATAATACAGAAAGTGATGTTTTTGGAAGTGGAGAAAAAAGCCGATTTGTAACACAAATGGAAAAGATGAGAACAGATGTGGTTCAAAAAATTGTTTCTCCAAAAGTGGTTACAGAAAAGATAGAATTAAAAGAAATTGTAAAAGATGATGAAGTCTTTAAAAAATTAAAAGAATTAGCTAAAAAAGGGATTTCTCCATCTGCTTTAACCAGTTACCTATACAATCCAATTGCGTTTTATAAACAGAAGATTTTAAAATTAAAAGAGTTTGATGATGTAGAAGAAACAGTTGCTTATAATACATTAGGTACCGTTGTTCATGAAACTTTAGATGAATTATATACCCCTTTTGTAAGTAAGTTTCTGAAGACAGAACATATTTCTGGTATGGAAGAAAAAGCCGATGAATTGGTTGTTAAACATTTTAAAATTCACTTTAAAAATGGCGATATTTCAACAGGAAAAAACCGTTTAATTTTTGAGGTTGCAAAGAGATTTGTCTCCAATTTTTTAGCACAAGAAAAAAGGGTATTGTCAGATAAAAACAATCAACTTAAAATTATTGCAACAGAAGAAACGTTGTCTACAGAGATTTTTATTGATGAATTAAATTTTCCTATAAAAATTCACGGTCAAGTAGATAGAGTAGATGAACTTAATGGCGTACTAAGAATTATAGATTACAAAACAGGAATGGTAGATAATTCTAACCTTAAAGTTTTAAATTTTGAAGACTTACGAAAAGAAAAACATCACAAAGCTATTCAGGTTTTATTGTATGCATTATTATATACAAAAAACAAAAACTACGATTTCACCCAATCATTAGAAGCAGGAATTTATTCTTTTAAAAATCTAAATAAAGGATTTTTATCCATCAATTTTTCATCCAATTATAGAAATCCAGAGAATGAAATCTCTGAAGAAAAATTAAACGAATTTCTAGCGGAAATTAAAAGCTACATCAAGGAAATTTACAATCCAGAAATAGGTTTTATAGAGCCAGCAGATTTAAAATATTAATTACTTCATTCCTTTTAAAATCAATAAAGGAACAGGAGTATGAAATTCTTCTTTCAGTATTATGTTTTTTTCCCATAATTTTTTAAAGAAACCTCTTTTTCTTCTAAAAACACATAACATATCTGGTTTTTGAGTTTGAAAGTGTTCTAAAACTCCTTGAAAAGTAGTTACATTTTCAGTAATAGTTAAGGTTGTTTGAAATTTTGTTAATGCTGAGTTCAGTATTAAATCTTCTTCTTTATAGTTTGGGGTTTTTACCAATAATAAATTCACATTAGATTCAAATTTATCAACAATAAACTTTATTGCACTTAAAGCAGATTTACGTTTTACAATTCCAGATTTAAACGCCATTAAAATGTTTTTAATGGGAGCAAATTTGTAACCTTCAGGCACTGCAATAATTGGTAAATTTGTTTGTTTTACTAATTTACCAGCAGTTTTTCCTAAAAACACACTTTCTTTTATAGAATTACTTTTTGTACCAATTATAATTAAATCAATACCTATTTCATTATCTATTGCTTCAACACTATCAACTACACTTCTTTTAGAAGAAATTAATTTAACATCTACATTTTTTCTATCAGCCGCATTCACCATTGTACGTAAATATAAATTAGTCTCACGCTCAATAATTGCATCAATATTTATTATTGTACCTGCTTTCGTTTGCACGTTATAAGCTCTAAAAACTAAAACTTTAGCATTTATTTCTGCGGCAAAATCAATAGCATATTGTAATGTGTTTTGTGCATTTTCTGTAGATCCAATAGGTACTAAAATATGTTTCATAATAGAAGAATTTAAGGATGCAAAGTTAGTTATTTTTCATTGATTACCCTCTTTTTACATTTTTTAGATATGTACCTTTGTCAAAAATTCAGTTTTTGAGCACAAACATTAGTTTTAAAAGGATTAATAAATTGGCAATTCCTGCTTTAATTGCAGGTATAGCAGAACCTTTATTGTCAATAACAGACACTGCTATTATTGGTAATATAAGTGAAAATGCAACAGAAAGTTTGGCCGCAGTTGGTATTGTAGGTGCATTTATATCAATGTTGGTTTGGGTCTTCGGACAAATTAGAAGTGCTATTTCTTCTATAATTTCTCAATATATTGGTGCCAATAAACTGGATGAAATTAAAACTTTACCAGCGCAAGCAATTGCCATTGTAGTTTTAGCAAGTTTGTTTGTTTTAGCTATTTCTTATCCGTTTGCGAAACAAATTTTTCAGTTTTACAATGCATCAGGAAATGTTTTAGAGTATTGTATTACCTATTTCAAAATCAGAATTTTTGGTTTTCCATTCTCTCTTTTTGTTTTTGCTGTTTTTGGAACTTTTAGAGGTTTGCAGAACACTTATTATCCAATGATAATTGCAATTATTGGCGCACTTTTAAATGTTTTTCTAGATGTAATTTTTGTGTATGGTGTTGCAGGTTATATTCCTGCAATGAATATTGAAGGAGCTGCTTATGCAAGTGTAATTGCACAAGTTACAATGGCAATTATTGCTGTTGTTTTGTTGCTGAAAAAAACACCTATTTCCTTGAGAATAGGTTTGTCTATTCACAAAGAAGTTCCTCGTTTATTAGGAATGATTGGTAATTTATTTGTTAGAACAATCGCTTTAAATACGGCATTGTATTTTGCAACTTCTTATGCTACAGATTATGGAAAAGAATACATTGCTGCCTATACAATTGGTATAAATATTTGGTTACTGGGTGCTTTTATGATTGATGGCTATTCGAGTGCAGGAAATATTTTATCAGGTAAATTTTTAGGTGCTAAAGATTACAAATCCTTGTTAGGATTAAGTAATAAACTTTTTAAATA is part of the Polaribacter sp. SA4-10 genome and harbors:
- a CDS encoding universal stress protein, with amino-acid sequence MKHILVPIGSTENAQNTLQYAIDFAAEINAKVLVFRAYNVQTKAGTIINIDAIIERETNLYLRTMVNAADRKNVDVKLISSKRSVVDSVEAIDNEIGIDLIIIGTKSNSIKESVFLGKTAGKLVKQTNLPIIAVPEGYKFAPIKNILMAFKSGIVKRKSALSAIKFIVDKFESNVNLLLVKTPNYKEEDLILNSALTKFQTTLTITENVTTFQGVLEHFQTQKPDMLCVFRRKRGFFKKLWEKNIILKEEFHTPVPLLILKGMK
- a CDS encoding MATE family efflux transporter, whose translation is MSTNISFKRINKLAIPALIAGIAEPLLSITDTAIIGNISENATESLAAVGIVGAFISMLVWVFGQIRSAISSIISQYIGANKLDEIKTLPAQAIAIVVLASLFVLAISYPFAKQIFQFYNASGNVLEYCITYFKIRIFGFPFSLFVFAVFGTFRGLQNTYYPMIIAIIGALLNVFLDVIFVYGVAGYIPAMNIEGAAYASVIAQVTMAIIAVVLLLKKTPISLRIGLSIHKEVPRLLGMIGNLFVRTIALNTALYFATSYATDYGKEYIAAYTIGINIWLLGAFMIDGYSSAGNILSGKFLGAKDYKSLLGLSNKLFKYGLATGTIIALLGFVFYNFIGQIFTKDPDVLEQFYHVFWIVLLTQPISAITFIFDGMFKGMGEMKYLRNLLILSTGLVFIPTLLVFDYYNLKLTAIWIAFTLWIIARGLPLVFKFRKKFLPLAQNS
- a CDS encoding PD-(D/E)XK nuclease family protein, encoding MQTFISETIDDILKTTTSFEDVVFVMPSQRAKVFVKQTFKDKISVGFLPEILNIEQFVRQISGVEKADSVQLLFHFYTIYKSIETAPDSFDVFSSWAFTVLQDFNEIDQHLIDTKEIFIYLRDIQRLKKWSVTGTFKETELIKDHYFFLEKLNKYYNALYQFFIEKNIGYQGLMYREASKKVDAYLEKNKNKKFFFVGFNALNKAEEFLFQKVLEKGNSEIYWDIDVAFFKSNHQAGTFIRKYKAEWKYYEKNEIKTIGNSFSSPKNIQVIGASKNNTQVKYAGEILEKITDFKNTALVLADETLLPITLNSLPQNINAINITMGYPLKDIPTTSLLLSVFQLFISQEKLQKTIVNEFYHKDVIRFFKHQSIYGLLSEDNTSIIDDFSAEIAKENNTFISKNQIADFLINVDPQIKDVLLTIFSSYNSINEFIERVLNLINVLKETENQLEKEYLFRFFTAFTQLKTLQKEYAYFKDLKTLHLFFRQLISSESLSFQGEPLRGLQLMGMLETRVLDFENIILISANEGILPASSQQNSFIPFDVKTAFGLPTYREKDAIFSYHFFRLIQRAKNVFILYNTESDVFGSGEKSRFVTQMEKMRTDVVQKIVSPKVVTEKIELKEIVKDDEVFKKLKELAKKGISPSALTSYLYNPIAFYKQKILKLKEFDDVEETVAYNTLGTVVHETLDELYTPFVSKFLKTEHISGMEEKADELVVKHFKIHFKNGDISTGKNRLIFEVAKRFVSNFLAQEKRVLSDKNNQLKIIATEETLSTEIFIDELNFPIKIHGQVDRVDELNGVLRIIDYKTGMVDNSNLKVLNFEDLRKEKHHKAIQVLLYALLYTKNKNYDFTQSLEAGIYSFKNLNKGFLSINFSSNYRNPENEISEEKLNEFLAEIKSYIKEIYNPEIGFIEPADLKY